The following are encoded in a window of Mycoplasmopsis verecunda genomic DNA:
- the asnS gene encoding asparagine--tRNA ligase: MHSIKKMILKPGFYDNWNDVQVEGWVSTNRGNKKIRFIEVNDGSTVKNLQVVFKGEQFDFDVLDTLKPGSAIIVKGSLHATPNAPQPIELVAEELVGYKKVDEDYPIQNQEINLETLREIPHLRHRTNLLRAIMLVRSTLAQEIHKFFINKDFYLMASPIITSNDGEGAGETFLVSDPQSDDPFFGKNKKATLGVTGQLHGESYAVGMKKIYTFAPTFRAEKSNTKRHLAEFWMIEPEVAFADLYDVIALADDMLKVVIRNTLAKNQMELQYLDTVTNNGLLDRLNHFIETPLKIVDYKEAIAELQKVRDIFENKDIEFGLDLGSEHEKYLTEKVYNAPIAVINFPKDFKAFYMKQNDDGRTVAAFDLLVPGVGELVGGSQRESDYDKLLTRVRELGIDDKDLEWYLNLRRHGHMLTSGFGLGFERLVMYVTGTENIREAIPYPRTTGNIKM, from the coding sequence ATGCATTCAATAAAGAAAATGATTCTAAAACCAGGATTTTATGATAACTGAAACGATGTTCAAGTTGAAGGATGAGTTTCAACTAACAGAGGGAATAAAAAAATTCGTTTTATCGAAGTAAACGATGGTTCTACAGTAAAGAACCTACAAGTTGTTTTTAAAGGTGAACAATTTGATTTTGATGTATTAGATACATTAAAACCAGGTTCAGCTATTATTGTAAAAGGTTCACTTCATGCTACACCTAATGCGCCACAACCAATTGAATTAGTAGCAGAAGAATTAGTCGGATACAAAAAAGTTGATGAAGATTATCCAATTCAAAATCAAGAAATTAATTTAGAAACGCTACGTGAAATTCCACACTTAAGACATAGAACAAACTTATTACGAGCAATTATGTTAGTGCGTTCTACATTAGCACAAGAAATTCACAAATTCTTTATTAATAAAGATTTCTATTTAATGGCTAGTCCTATAATTACAAGCAATGATGGTGAAGGAGCTGGCGAAACATTTTTAGTTTCTGATCCACAATCTGATGACCCATTCTTTGGGAAAAATAAAAAAGCAACTCTAGGAGTTACTGGTCAATTACATGGTGAATCATATGCAGTAGGAATGAAAAAAATATATACTTTTGCTCCTACATTTAGAGCAGAAAAATCAAATACAAAAAGACACTTGGCGGAATTCTGAATGATTGAACCAGAAGTTGCTTTTGCTGATTTATATGATGTAATTGCTCTAGCTGACGATATGCTTAAAGTAGTTATTAGAAATACATTAGCTAAAAATCAAATGGAATTACAATATTTAGATACTGTTACAAATAATGGATTATTAGACAGATTAAACCACTTTATTGAAACACCTTTAAAAATAGTTGATTACAAAGAAGCTATTGCAGAATTGCAAAAAGTTAGAGATATTTTTGAAAACAAAGATATTGAATTTGGACTAGATTTAGGATCAGAACACGAAAAATACTTAACTGAAAAAGTATACAATGCTCCAATTGCTGTTATTAACTTCCCTAAAGATTTCAAAGCATTCTATATGAAACAAAATGATGATGGTAGAACAGTGGCTGCTTTCGACTTACTAGTTCCAGGGGTAGGAGAATTAGTAGGTGGTTCACAACGTGAAAGTGATTATGATAAATTATTAACTAGAGTTAGAGAATTAGGAATTGATGACAAAGATTTAGAATGATATCTAAATTTAAGAAGACACGGTCATATGTTAACATCAGGGTTCGGATTAGGATTTGAAAGATTAGTTATGTATGTAACTGGAACCGAAAATATTAGAGAAGCTATTCCATATCCGAGAACAACTGGAAATATCAAAATGTAA
- a CDS encoding YhcH/YjgK/YiaL family protein, which translates to MVYDKIQNIAKYIKSDQLNSELKNILSNINDFNEGITIINENIKVVRRNFSPIYEQNYGELHDETIDIHLYHIDDEIIYFDSEPNYNENDVLSRNEQNDILYIKSPEYKNSVTLSKNTFALFYPGELHKITFANENLSSKEKIIIKVKDVFK; encoded by the coding sequence ATGGTATATGACAAAATACAAAATATTGCTAAATATATCAAATCAGATCAATTAAATTCTGAATTAAAAAATATACTAAGCAATATTAATGATTTTAATGAAGGAATTACTATAATTAATGAAAACATTAAAGTTGTTAGACGGAATTTTAGCCCTATATATGAGCAAAACTATGGCGAGCTACACGATGAAACAATTGATATTCATCTATATCACATTGATGATGAAATTATTTATTTTGATAGTGAACCAAATTATAATGAAAATGATGTTTTAAGTAGAAATGAACAAAATGATATATTATACATTAAATCACCAGAATATAAAAATTCAGTAACTTTATCTAAAAATACATTTGCATTATTTTATCCAGGTGAATTACACAAGATAACATTTGCAAATGAAAACTTAAGTAGTAAAGAAAAAATAATAATTAAAGTGAAAGATGTATTTAAATAA
- the fmt gene encoding methionyl-tRNA formyltransferase, which translates to MQKLKIILAGTPNFSVPIFQQVIQNFDVLAIISQPDKPANRGYKLEPTPSKLLAEKYNIPLFQPNKISEIYGQLSKLDFDILLTCAFGQMIPEKVLALPKLGALNVHGSLLPKYRGAAPIQYSLLNGDSKTGITLMYMVKAMDAGDMITKVELDIQPSDTADILFEKLSHLAANNIVAWLNNFANGKYIPVKQDDAQVTFSPKLNKEDALLSPELDIDTAFNKIRAFSSNPGAYYMLNGKRVKIYYATKEKKPNGIKLDFANGFLWAIDYQFETKKRVKLV; encoded by the coding sequence ATGCAAAAATTAAAAATTATTTTAGCTGGAACACCAAATTTTTCAGTTCCTATTTTTCAACAAGTTATACAAAACTTTGATGTTTTGGCTATTATTTCTCAACCAGATAAACCTGCTAATCGTGGATATAAATTAGAACCCACTCCATCGAAATTGCTAGCTGAAAAATATAACATACCTCTTTTTCAACCAAATAAAATATCAGAAATATATGGCCAATTATCAAAATTAGATTTCGATATATTGCTAACATGTGCTTTTGGGCAAATGATTCCAGAAAAAGTACTAGCATTACCCAAATTAGGAGCATTAAATGTGCATGGAAGTTTACTTCCTAAATATAGAGGAGCAGCCCCTATACAATATTCATTACTAAATGGAGATAGCAAAACTGGTATTACTTTAATGTATATGGTAAAAGCTATGGATGCTGGTGATATGATCACTAAAGTGGAATTAGATATTCAACCTAGTGATACAGCAGATATTTTATTTGAGAAGTTATCACATTTAGCAGCTAATAATATTGTAGCTTGATTAAATAATTTTGCTAATGGTAAATACATTCCGGTTAAACAAGATGATGCACAAGTTACTTTTTCTCCTAAATTAAATAAGGAAGATGCATTATTATCACCTGAATTAGATATTGATACAGCATTTAATAAAATTAGAGCATTTAGTTCTAATCCAGGAGCATACTACATGCTAAATGGTAAAAGGGTAAAAATTTATTATGCCACTAAAGAGAAAAAACCCAATGGAATTAAATTAGATTTTGCAAACGGTTTTTTATGAGCAATTGATTATCAATTCGAAACTAAAAAACGCGTTAAATTAGTTTAA
- a CDS encoding replication initiation and membrane attachment family protein: MDLQYSYFAIEKNTEITNDDLVNFREFYGPFLGAQPIFLYQYLLDFVRDTSFKRFTYDYFSLTVFLSMDLESLSTARRQLEACGLINTYADHNKQIIIFSLQKPLNAFGVKNNQLITDLLKNRIGVENFNNMIISKTRTTTYKDSYNVEDVSADFFTEFVGQYSMNQNVNANAFINDAIRMGKIRKNQLSSQNKFDAFSATKLEIGRIQYSNEYEAILKLDSLSFAQQLINSELDSNYVATLQQWQDKVQDDKIINLILFLSFYHSSRQEGRPVREWFKQAGSMINEIIQMNLSDFNTVENYFDGKIKNTYDLKVFQKKEILKSMLK, from the coding sequence ATGGACTTACAATACTCATATTTTGCAATTGAAAAAAATACCGAAATTACTAATGATGACCTAGTAAATTTCAGAGAATTTTATGGTCCATTTTTAGGTGCCCAACCAATTTTTCTATACCAATATTTATTAGATTTTGTCAGAGATACATCATTTAAAAGATTTACTTATGATTATTTTTCATTAACTGTATTTTTAAGTATGGATTTAGAATCTCTTTCTACAGCTAGACGTCAACTAGAAGCTTGTGGTTTAATCAATACATATGCTGATCATAATAAACAAATCATAATTTTTTCATTACAAAAACCACTTAATGCATTCGGTGTTAAAAATAATCAATTAATTACAGATCTATTAAAAAATCGTATTGGTGTAGAAAACTTCAATAATATGATAATTTCAAAAACAAGAACCACAACATATAAAGATAGTTATAATGTTGAAGATGTTTCAGCAGACTTCTTTACTGAATTCGTTGGACAATATTCAATGAATCAAAATGTTAATGCTAATGCATTCATTAATGATGCAATTAGAATGGGAAAAATTAGAAAAAATCAATTATCTTCGCAAAATAAATTTGATGCTTTTTCAGCAACTAAACTTGAAATCGGAAGAATTCAATATTCAAATGAATATGAAGCAATCTTAAAATTAGATTCATTATCATTTGCACAACAACTAATTAATAGTGAACTTGATTCTAATTATGTTGCTACATTACAACAATGACAAGATAAAGTTCAAGATGATAAGATTATTAACTTAATTTTATTCCTATCATTCTATCATTCTTCAAGACAAGAAGGACGCCCGGTTAGAGAATGATTTAAACAAGCTGGAAGTATGATAAATGAAATAATTCAAATGAATTTAAGTGATTTTAATACTGTTGAAAATTATTTTGATGGAAAAATTAAAAACACATATGATTTAAAGGTATTTCAAAAGAAAGAAATTCTCAAATCAATGTTAAAGTAA
- a CDS encoding dephospho-CoA kinase — MIAIVGKIASGKTTFLNYCKNLGYSTLNCDHFVTDLYNHNEEFIAKINEKYGDLLVTNNYVDKKKIKNWILQDISNLEKIEKEVIFYIKKHLLSNKYDFVEIPILFSKNVDFSNFFAYIFNMQIEEKTRQIFLKNKGVDNFVLNILDNQNNYNWELEKTFNGVEIVNISLDKRNNLTKIKKLLAEYI, encoded by the coding sequence ATGATAGCAATTGTTGGAAAAATAGCTTCAGGTAAAACAACTTTCTTAAATTATTGTAAAAATTTAGGATACAGTACATTAAATTGTGACCATTTTGTTACGGATTTATATAATCATAATGAAGAATTTATTGCAAAAATAAATGAAAAATATGGTGATTTATTAGTAACTAATAATTATGTTGACAAGAAAAAAATTAAGAACTGAATTTTGCAAGATATTTCAAATTTGGAAAAGATTGAAAAAGAGGTAATTTTTTACATAAAAAAGCACTTATTGTCTAATAAATATGACTTTGTTGAAATACCAATTTTATTTTCAAAAAATGTTGACTTTTCAAATTTTTTTGCTTATATTTTTAATATGCAAATTGAGGAAAAAACAAGGCAAATTTTCTTGAAAAATAAAGGTGTGGATAACTTTGTTTTAAATATCTTAGATAACCAAAATAACTATAATTGAGAGTTAGAAAAAACATTTAATGGTGTAGAGATTGTGAATATCTCATTGGATAAACGTAATAATTTAACTAAAATTAAGAAACTACTAGCAGAATATATTTAA
- a CDS encoding 5'-3' exonuclease codes for MNNKPLHLLIDGNFLMFQSFYATYYGNPNNIMRNSKGVPTNGINLFLHQLIKLLEWYHPDYLYIAFDSKEKSFRHELYQDYKAGRAKAPNDLFIQFDLIKQILSKLGIVHQEVPGFEADDLIAAYCKNVAPNEEKIIFSRDKDLHQLINENISIVQKDSDGDYSLLSLNNYFTYYGFMPRQVVDYKALAGDNSDNLPGVKGIGDKTAIKILCKYGDVKKLYECEEMWSENLNKSVIEKLKAGKNEAMFCLQMAKLNPDVIDFDSDKERYVIALDLENSLDILEELELRSVINKLKLIW; via the coding sequence ATGAATAATAAACCGTTACACTTATTAATTGATGGAAACTTTTTAATGTTTCAATCATTTTATGCAACTTATTATGGAAATCCTAATAATATAATGAGAAATTCAAAGGGAGTTCCAACTAATGGAATTAATTTATTTCTCCATCAATTAATTAAATTATTAGAATGATATCATCCAGATTATTTATATATTGCATTTGACTCAAAAGAAAAAAGTTTTAGACACGAACTATATCAAGACTATAAAGCTGGCCGGGCTAAAGCACCAAATGATTTATTTATTCAATTTGATTTAATTAAACAAATATTAAGCAAATTAGGAATTGTACATCAAGAAGTGCCTGGATTTGAAGCAGATGATTTAATTGCTGCATATTGTAAAAATGTTGCACCTAATGAAGAAAAAATCATTTTTTCAAGAGATAAAGATTTACATCAATTAATTAATGAAAATATTTCAATTGTGCAAAAAGATTCTGATGGAGATTATTCATTACTATCTCTTAATAATTACTTTACATACTATGGATTTATGCCTCGTCAAGTAGTGGATTATAAAGCTCTTGCTGGTGATAATAGTGATAATTTACCTGGAGTAAAAGGTATTGGTGATAAAACTGCAATTAAAATACTTTGCAAATATGGTGATGTTAAAAAATTATATGAATGTGAAGAAATGTGAAGCGAGAATTTAAATAAAAGTGTTATTGAAAAATTAAAAGCCGGAAAAAATGAAGCAATGTTTTGTTTGCAAATGGCAAAATTAAATCCTGATGTAATAGATTTTGATTCTGATAAGGAACGTTATGTAATTGCTCTTGATTTAGAAAATTCACTTGATATTTTAGAAGAGCTAGAACTTCGTTCTGTAATAAATAAATTAAAATTAATATGATAG
- the dnaE gene encoding DNA polymerase III subunit alpha — protein MKKIYLHTNTEYSFLNSTIRVSELINLAVENKLEYLPLTDIDNMYALQYYWEMQSKYNIKPLIGVQTTLQEGFDVILLAKNHDGFVFLTNLIYEKGKGIIPSYYQLENDNVFIIDHELNGLKAKNITVEKYLSNFYLNSRTPLEHQSVFAPAKKVLYTDQNELLPIVNKIGGNEIDNHFYTDYIDEDEFNGLDELVYQNMLFIADSCNVEMPSKDIKLAKFQGDAKKEIGKLMNNEKARDLVYTFGEDVVAKRVRYEFDVIAKLGFLDYFLIIQDIINYAKANDIAIGPGRGSASGSLISYLLGITDINPLEFELLFERFLNVDRVSLPDIDIDIQDNKRDQLLQYIKDKYGENKVALITVFQTLALKNSLRDIGRYLEIPIPDIDKVCNSLTNNDQSLVEAYKNNERYKMLVDIHPKLHLYASQIEGLPRQVGIHAAGVIICDRDIKEVVPVTYNTNTLPQVQFTLNYLERFGLIKIDFLGLKNLTILQEIEALIPQDQHFDNIVGRSYSKFIDVDVAKLLNNLLTNGIFQLESPGMQNAIKEVGIDSFDDIYAIISLFRPGPMQYIPTYGRNKQNPISIEKLHPAYDEIVKNTYGIILYQEQIMQIAQKVAGMSFAQADLLRRAISKKDESKLHSYKSDFFKGGIANGISEDLLEKIYSNIEKFAAYGFNKSHAVAYALIAYKLAYYKVKYPLFFYKVLISNSCSDQQNIKKYVSDATSQGINVYSPEINYSTQQVEIINNELYLPFLMIKGVGSVAADKIVCDREQNGTYKNFIEAYLRLKNVAKVSETVIENLINSNTFREFGGINTIQNAKEKYAVSFNKLFEASYKKFNDKASYIKPFIDEQGINEIVPEIIPTNIAEEMKLEASLLGAVYNATKGLKSQTGFKELQDVTQSPTWVRCFMSKVQKDAKGRPRVTLIDNSKTVIAFGFSARASEILNHSQLREIVALIKLSKANYYTFIDWKEVDEDE, from the coding sequence ATGAAAAAAATCTATCTACATACTAACACTGAATATTCATTTCTAAATTCAACTATCAGGGTTTCAGAATTAATTAATTTAGCTGTTGAAAATAAATTAGAATATTTACCCTTAACTGATATTGATAACATGTATGCATTACAATATTATTGAGAAATGCAATCTAAATATAATATCAAGCCTCTTATCGGAGTGCAAACAACACTTCAAGAAGGATTTGATGTTATTTTATTAGCTAAAAATCATGATGGTTTTGTTTTTTTAACTAACTTGATATATGAAAAAGGTAAAGGTATTATTCCATCTTATTATCAATTAGAGAATGATAATGTTTTTATCATCGATCATGAACTAAACGGATTAAAAGCTAAAAATATTACTGTTGAAAAATATTTATCAAATTTTTATCTTAATAGTAGAACTCCGCTTGAACACCAAAGTGTTTTTGCACCAGCTAAAAAAGTCTTATATACAGACCAAAATGAATTATTACCAATAGTTAATAAAATTGGTGGTAATGAAATAGATAATCATTTTTATACAGATTATATAGATGAAGATGAATTTAATGGTTTAGATGAATTGGTATATCAAAATATGCTTTTTATAGCTGATTCATGTAATGTTGAAATGCCATCAAAAGATATTAAGTTAGCTAAATTCCAAGGTGATGCTAAAAAAGAAATTGGCAAATTAATGAATAATGAAAAAGCTAGAGATTTAGTTTACACATTCGGCGAGGATGTTGTAGCTAAAAGAGTTAGATATGAATTTGATGTGATAGCAAAATTAGGTTTTTTAGATTACTTTTTAATCATCCAAGACATTATTAATTATGCTAAAGCAAATGATATAGCAATAGGACCTGGTCGTGGTTCTGCTTCAGGTTCGCTTATTTCTTATTTATTAGGTATTACAGATATAAATCCACTTGAATTTGAATTACTTTTTGAAAGATTCCTAAATGTAGATAGAGTTTCACTTCCTGATATTGATATTGATATTCAAGATAATAAAAGAGATCAATTATTACAATACATTAAAGATAAATATGGAGAAAATAAAGTAGCTTTGATTACTGTTTTCCAAACATTAGCTCTTAAAAACTCACTTAGAGATATTGGAAGATATTTAGAAATTCCTATTCCTGATATTGATAAGGTATGTAATTCATTAACTAATAATGATCAATCATTAGTTGAAGCATATAAGAATAACGAAAGATATAAAATGCTTGTCGACATCCATCCTAAATTACATTTATATGCAAGTCAAATCGAAGGATTACCAAGACAAGTTGGTATTCATGCTGCTGGAGTAATAATTTGTGATCGCGATATAAAAGAAGTTGTTCCAGTTACTTATAATACAAATACCTTACCACAAGTTCAATTTACATTAAATTATTTAGAAAGATTCGGATTAATTAAAATAGATTTTTTAGGATTAAAAAATTTAACTATTTTACAAGAAATTGAAGCTTTAATCCCACAAGATCAACATTTTGATAACATAGTAGGAAGAAGTTATTCTAAGTTTATTGATGTTGATGTTGCAAAATTACTAAATAATTTACTAACTAACGGAATTTTCCAACTAGAATCACCTGGAATGCAAAATGCAATTAAAGAAGTTGGAATCGATTCGTTTGACGATATATATGCCATAATATCATTATTTAGACCTGGGCCAATGCAATATATTCCTACCTATGGAAGAAACAAGCAAAATCCTATTTCAATTGAAAAATTACATCCTGCATATGATGAAATAGTAAAAAATACTTATGGTATTATCTTATATCAAGAGCAAATTATGCAAATAGCTCAAAAAGTAGCAGGAATGAGTTTTGCTCAAGCCGATTTATTAAGAAGAGCAATTTCTAAAAAAGATGAAAGCAAATTGCATAGTTATAAAAGTGATTTCTTTAAGGGCGGGATTGCAAACGGTATATCTGAAGATTTACTAGAAAAAATTTATTCAAATATAGAAAAATTTGCAGCTTATGGATTTAATAAATCGCATGCTGTGGCATATGCTTTAATTGCATATAAATTAGCTTATTACAAAGTGAAATATCCTCTATTTTTCTACAAAGTTTTAATTTCTAATTCCTGTTCAGATCAGCAAAACATTAAAAAATATGTTTCTGATGCTACATCACAAGGTATTAATGTTTATTCACCTGAAATTAATTATTCAACACAACAAGTAGAAATCATTAATAATGAACTTTACTTACCATTTTTAATGATTAAGGGTGTCGGGTCAGTTGCGGCTGATAAAATCGTTTGTGATAGAGAACAAAATGGAACATATAAAAACTTTATTGAAGCTTATTTAAGATTAAAAAATGTTGCTAAAGTTTCAGAAACTGTTATTGAAAATTTAATTAATTCAAATACATTTAGAGAATTTGGCGGAATAAATACTATTCAAAATGCAAAAGAAAAATATGCCGTTTCATTTAATAAACTTTTTGAAGCATCATATAAAAAATTCAATGATAAAGCTTCATATATCAAACCGTTTATTGATGAACAAGGAATTAATGAAATAGTGCCTGAAATAATCCCAACTAATATAGCTGAAGAAATGAAACTAGAAGCTTCACTTCTGGGCGCTGTTTATAATGCTACAAAAGGTTTAAAATCACAAACAGGATTTAAAGAATTACAAGATGTAACTCAAAGTCCAACCTGAGTTAGATGTTTTATGTCCAAAGTACAAAAAGATGCTAAAGGAAGACCGAGAGTTACTTTAATTGATAATAGTAAAACGGTAATTGCTTTTGGATTTTCTGCAAGAGCTAGTGAAATTTTAAATCACTCTCAATTAAGAGAAATTGTTGCACTTATAAAATTATCTAAAGCAAATTACTATACATTTATAGACTGAAAAGAGGTGGATGAAGATGAATAA
- a CDS encoding M42 family metallopeptidase, whose product MLNSKKTKFKKRLIKYMEIEAMSRYEEPVASELRKNIPSSFEVSRDKMGSIIFFKKSSTPNAPKVMIAAHMDEVGYIVRRIDKTGQLLLSPIGGIWPNTVIGTKAKLITDKKTYLGVFGHTSIHIMERDKVSKAITNDELYADFGFKNEQEALEAGVEIGNRVQMSGETILFDNEDLIGGKSMDNRAGVTVLEYIANAIGKKKLNCDLYLVGTVQEEVGTRGAKTSVSIINPDVAIALDTTSSHDTIGTIPGTTALFKGAALRIIDGGNLMDTGLINLIVQTAKAHNIPAYKFVSMGGGTDAHELQYARGGAATLTISLPQRYLHSPIGVCSISDLLSAGDLLSNFIIEFDKEKYDIIKYK is encoded by the coding sequence ATGCTAAATAGTAAAAAAACAAAATTCAAGAAAAGATTAATTAAATATATGGAAATTGAAGCAATGTCAAGATATGAAGAACCAGTTGCCTCTGAATTAAGAAAAAATATCCCTTCAAGCTTTGAAGTGTCAAGAGATAAAATGGGTTCTATTATATTTTTCAAGAAATCAAGTACTCCAAATGCACCAAAAGTTATGATAGCAGCTCATATGGATGAAGTCGGATATATAGTTAGAAGAATTGATAAAACAGGTCAATTATTATTAAGCCCAATTGGTGGAATCTGACCGAATACAGTAATCGGAACTAAAGCAAAATTAATCACAGATAAAAAGACTTATTTAGGAGTTTTTGGTCATACATCAATTCATATTATGGAAAGAGATAAAGTTTCAAAAGCTATTACAAATGATGAATTATATGCAGATTTTGGATTTAAAAATGAACAAGAAGCTCTAGAAGCTGGTGTTGAAATAGGAAATAGAGTTCAAATGTCAGGAGAAACAATTTTATTTGATAATGAAGATTTAATTGGTGGAAAATCAATGGATAATAGAGCTGGCGTTACTGTTTTAGAATATATTGCTAATGCAATTGGCAAGAAAAAACTAAATTGTGATCTATATTTAGTTGGAACAGTTCAAGAAGAAGTCGGAACTCGTGGTGCTAAAACTTCTGTTTCAATAATTAATCCTGATGTAGCTATTGCTCTAGATACAACGTCATCACATGATACCATTGGCACAATTCCGGGGACTACAGCATTATTTAAAGGTGCTGCTTTAAGAATAATAGATGGTGGTAATTTAATGGATACAGGTTTAATTAATTTAATTGTACAAACAGCTAAAGCACATAATATACCAGCATATAAATTTGTTTCAATGGGTGGTGGTACAGATGCTCATGAATTGCAATATGCTCGTGGAGGAGCTGCTACATTAACAATTTCCCTACCACAAAGATATCTTCATTCACCAATAGGAGTATGCAGTATTTCTGATTTACTTTCAGCTGGAGATTTATTAAGCAATTTTATAATCGAATTTGATAAAGAAAAATATGATATAATCAAATACAAATAA
- a CDS encoding YneF family protein, with product MVTMPTIGFVFMIIGVVIFVGIAAALVAFFLTKKTFEKQLKENPPINEKMIRIMFKQMGRTASEAQIRQIMKSMQNVKNK from the coding sequence ATGGTCACAATGCCGACAATCGGATTTGTATTTATGATAATAGGGGTTGTTATTTTTGTTGGTATCGCAGCCGCATTGGTAGCATTTTTTCTTACAAAGAAAACATTTGAAAAACAACTAAAAGAAAATCCACCTATTAATGAAAAAATGATTCGTATTATGTTTAAACAAATGGGAAGAACTGCATCTGAAGCTCAAATTAGACAAATTATGAAATCAATGCAAAATGTTAAAAATAAATAA